A window of Ignicoccus hospitalis KIN4/I contains these coding sequences:
- the fbp gene encoding fructose-1,6-bisphosphate aldolase/phosphatase: protein MAQKTTISVIKADIGSLAGHHTVHPDCMAAASRVLAEAKKNGVINDFYVTHVGDDLILIMTHTKGVDHPDVHGLAWEAFKKAAEVAKELGLYAAGQDLLSDAFSGNVRGLGPAAAEMEIEERPSEPIVIFAADKTEPGAFNLPLYKIFADPFNTAGLVIDPRLHDGFVFEVVDVFEDKGVHLNTPEELYDLLALIGTPSRYVIRRVFRKDGKIAAVVSVERLNLIAGKYVGKDDPVMIVRAQSGFPAVGEVLEPFTFPHLVAGWMRGSHNGPLMPVPVRDARPTRFDGPPRVIALGFQVKNAKLVGPSDLFDDPAFDEARRTANKVADYIRRHGPFMPHRLDPSEMEYTTLPQVLERLKDRFKPVKDLPVPKVKHSEMLSGAEEAHD from the coding sequence GTGGCCCAGAAGACGACCATAAGCGTGATTAAAGCCGATATCGGCTCCTTGGCTGGCCACCACACCGTCCACCCGGACTGCATGGCGGCGGCTTCCAGAGTCCTCGCCGAAGCGAAGAAGAACGGCGTCATAAACGACTTCTACGTAACCCACGTGGGCGACGACCTCATCCTAATAATGACCCACACCAAAGGCGTGGACCACCCGGACGTACACGGTTTGGCTTGGGAGGCCTTCAAGAAGGCCGCGGAAGTGGCTAAGGAGCTCGGCCTCTACGCGGCCGGGCAAGACTTGCTCAGCGACGCGTTCTCCGGCAACGTGAGGGGCCTGGGCCCCGCGGCGGCCGAGATGGAGATAGAGGAGAGGCCGAGCGAACCCATAGTGATATTCGCCGCAGACAAGACCGAGCCTGGGGCCTTCAACCTACCCTTGTACAAGATCTTCGCAGACCCCTTCAACACCGCCGGCCTGGTCATTGACCCGAGGCTCCACGACGGCTTCGTGTTCGAGGTAGTGGACGTCTTCGAGGACAAGGGAGTCCACTTGAACACCCCCGAAGAGCTTTACGACTTGCTGGCCCTCATAGGCACCCCCTCGAGGTACGTGATAAGGAGGGTGTTCCGCAAGGACGGCAAGATAGCGGCAGTGGTCAGCGTCGAGAGGCTGAACTTGATAGCCGGCAAGTACGTGGGCAAGGACGACCCGGTAATGATAGTTAGGGCCCAGAGCGGCTTCCCCGCCGTGGGCGAGGTGCTGGAGCCCTTCACCTTCCCCCACTTGGTGGCGGGCTGGATGAGGGGCTCCCACAACGGCCCCTTGATGCCCGTCCCCGTGAGGGACGCCAGGCCCACCAGGTTCGACGGGCCCCCGAGAGTGATAGCGCTGGGCTTCCAAGTGAAGAACGCCAAGCTCGTAGGCCCCAGCGACCTCTTCGACGACCCCGCCTTCGACGAGGCGAGGAGGACCGCGAACAAGGTGGCGGACTACATAAGGAGGCACGGCCCGTTCATGCCGCACAGGCTGGACCCCAGCGAGATGGAGTACACCACCTTGCCTCAAGTGCTAGAGAGGCTCAAGGACAGGTTCAAGCCCGTCAAGGACTTGCCCGTCCCGAAGGTAAAGCACTCCGAAATGTTGAGTGGGGCCGAAGAAGCGCACGACTAA
- the proS gene encoding proline--tRNA ligase, translating to MKLNKEENFSEWFDTVLRESGLYDYGRYPVKGMGVWPPFGFKLRKLVLNIIRDLLDSTGHEEVLFPVLIPKTLLEKESEHIRGFEGEVFWVTKGGHEDLDVPLALRPTSETAISYMESFWISSYKQLPMKLYQIVPVYRYETKATRPLIRLREVSTFKEAHTAHESFEGADSQCAEAIEIYKKVFDRLGIPYMISQRPPWDKFAGALYTVAFDTVMPDGRVLQIGTVHHLGQNFSVPFEVRFHTEDGDKDYVWQTSYGLSDRVIASLVAVHGDERGLVLPPEVAPVQVVIVPIPQKEEEQQRKVLEEAKRVEEELKARGWRTVLDDRDELTPGAKYYEWELKGVPFRIEIGKKEVEGDELTVARRDLKKRVKVKKGEIHQRLKEMSDDMLNNMRERAWSFMKSRIKRVRSLEEAKELVEKRYVVELPWCGSKECGLRVDEEVGRVLGVPLDEDAEAKGERCAVCGREAKWWIRVAKTY from the coding sequence GTGAAGCTTAACAAGGAGGAGAACTTCAGCGAGTGGTTCGATACGGTCCTAAGGGAGAGCGGGCTCTACGACTACGGCCGTTACCCGGTTAAGGGCATGGGGGTGTGGCCCCCCTTCGGCTTCAAGCTCAGGAAGTTGGTCCTAAACATAATAAGGGATCTCTTGGACTCCACCGGTCACGAGGAAGTGTTGTTCCCGGTCCTAATTCCCAAGACGTTATTGGAGAAAGAGAGCGAACACATAAGGGGCTTCGAGGGCGAGGTCTTCTGGGTGACCAAGGGAGGACACGAGGACTTGGACGTCCCCTTAGCTCTGAGGCCCACGAGCGAGACCGCTATAAGCTACATGGAGTCCTTCTGGATAAGCAGCTACAAGCAACTCCCCATGAAGCTTTACCAAATAGTCCCGGTGTATAGGTACGAGACCAAGGCTACGAGGCCGCTGATAAGGCTGAGGGAGGTGAGCACCTTCAAGGAGGCCCACACAGCTCACGAGAGCTTCGAGGGGGCTGACTCTCAGTGCGCCGAGGCGATAGAGATCTACAAGAAGGTCTTCGATAGGCTGGGAATACCGTATATGATAAGCCAGAGGCCCCCTTGGGACAAGTTCGCGGGGGCCCTCTACACGGTGGCCTTCGACACCGTTATGCCCGACGGGAGGGTGCTCCAGATAGGCACGGTCCACCACTTAGGCCAAAACTTCTCCGTGCCCTTCGAGGTCAGGTTCCACACGGAGGACGGGGACAAGGACTACGTCTGGCAGACCTCCTACGGGCTGTCGGACAGAGTGATAGCGTCGTTGGTGGCCGTGCACGGGGACGAGAGGGGCTTGGTCCTCCCTCCGGAGGTCGCCCCCGTACAAGTGGTGATAGTTCCCATACCTCAGAAGGAGGAGGAACAACAGAGGAAGGTCTTGGAGGAAGCCAAGAGGGTGGAGGAGGAGCTCAAGGCTCGGGGCTGGAGGACGGTGCTCGACGACAGGGACGAGCTGACTCCCGGAGCGAAGTACTACGAGTGGGAACTCAAGGGAGTCCCATTTAGGATAGAGATAGGTAAGAAGGAGGTTGAGGGGGACGAGCTCACTGTGGCGCGCAGGGACTTGAAGAAGAGGGTGAAAGTGAAGAAAGGTGAGATCCACCAGAGGTTAAAGGAAATGAGCGACGACATGCTCAACAACATGAGGGAGAGGGCGTGGAGCTTCATGAAGAGTAGGATAAAGAGGGTGAGGAGCTTGGAGGAGGCGAAGGAGTTAGTGGAGAAGAGGTACGTGGTGGAGTTGCCGTGGTGCGGCTCCAAGGAGTGTGGGCTGAGGGTGGACGAGGAGGTGGGGAGGGTGTTAGGGGTGCCGCTGGACGAGGATGCGGAGGCGAAGGGCGAGAGGTGCGCGGTCTGCGGGAGGGAGGCGAAGTGGTGGATAAGGGTAGCAAAAACCTATTAG